The following proteins are co-located in the Poecile atricapillus isolate bPoeAtr1 chromosome 2, bPoeAtr1.hap1, whole genome shotgun sequence genome:
- the C2H5orf22 gene encoding UPF0489 protein C5orf22 homolog isoform X2: MKTSIFPHHLSELSIENWIMPAVYAGHISQVVWLHPRWAQQISEGKHNFLIGKDVSTTTIRVTGTDHYFLSDGLYVPADQLENQKPLNLHVILINPTESSNSLEGNGEVASAKRLKLNTDDTASATSASSVAPDDFDHIIPSVKEKKIKNAGALNGAEALAEGSASSCLKNSECPIREIVKDVCQVLQKGDAYVLDIDLDFFSVKNPFKAMYTQTEYELLQELYNFKKPHKNATEEELLDCVENRVHQLEDLEAAFADLCDSDDEETVQKWASYPGMKPLVQLVHSLKTRMESPDYEMVHQAGLTCDYVELPHHVSTEDEIEGLIQSLKVLLTDLPKPTLVTVARSSLDDYCPSEQVDIIQDKVLTLLHSVYGSLDVHLEYSSSSSSS, from the exons ATGAAGACCAGTATTTTCCCCCACCATCTAAG TGAATTAAGTATTGAAAACTGGATTATGCCTGCTGTTTATGCTGGCCATATTTCTCAAGTAGTGTGGCTTCACCCACGCTGGGCTCAGCAGATCTCGGAAGGGAAACACAATTTTCTGATTGGGAAAGATGTATCAACAACAACGATCAG GGTTACAGGCACAGATCATTACTTCTTAAGTGATGGTCTTTATGTTCCTGCTGATCAGCTTGAAAACCAGAAGCCTTTAAATTTGCACGTCATTCTCATCAATCCTACTGAATCATCAAACAGCCTTGAAGGAAATGGTGAAGTAGCATCTGCTAAAAGGCTGAAGCTAAATACAGATGACACTGCAAGTGCCACTTCTGCCTCTTCAGTGGCTCCTGATGACTTTGATCACATCATCCCAAgtgtgaaggaaaagaagataaaaaatgcAGGTGCCCTGAATGGGGCAGAAGCCTTGGCAGAGGGCTCAGCTTCAAGCTGTCTCAAAAACAGTGAATGCCCAATAAGGGAAATTGTTAAAGATGTCTGCCAAGTACTTCAGAAAGGGGATGCATATGTTTTGGACATCgacttagattttttttcagttaaaaatccatttaaagCAATGTACACACAG acaGAATATGAGCTTTTGCAAGAGTTGTACAATTTCAAGAAGCCACATAAAAATGCAACAGAG GAAGAGTTGCTGGATTGTGTTGAAAACCGTGTTCATCAGCTGGAAGATCTGGAAGCAGCATTTGCCGATTTGTGTGACAGTGATGACGAAGAAACCGTACAGAAATGGGCTTCGTATCCTGG AATGAAGCCACTTGTTCAACTAGTTCACAGTTTGAAAACCAGGATGGAAAGCCCAGACTACGAAATG GTCCATCAAGCTGGTCTGACCTGTGATTATGTGGAGCTTCCTCACCATGTTAGCACTGAAGATGAGATTGAGGGCCTCATACAATCCCTTAAAGTTCTACTGACAGATCTGCCCAAGCCCACATTGGTGACAGTTGCTCG ATCAAGTTTGGATGACTACTGCCCTTCAGAGCAGGTTGACATCATTCAAGATAAGGTTCTCACTTTACTACATTCGGTGTATGGCTCACTGGATGTGCACTTAGAATACTCAAgctcttcatcttcttcatgA
- the C2H5orf22 gene encoding UPF0489 protein C5orf22 homolog isoform X1, producing the protein MSGAEPGPGRAALRHYSALPVWVVEDHQDVLPFIYRAIGSKHLPASNISFVHLDSHPDLLIPVNMPADTVFDKETLFSELSIENWIMPAVYAGHISQVVWLHPRWAQQISEGKHNFLIGKDVSTTTIRVTGTDHYFLSDGLYVPADQLENQKPLNLHVILINPTESSNSLEGNGEVASAKRLKLNTDDTASATSASSVAPDDFDHIIPSVKEKKIKNAGALNGAEALAEGSASSCLKNSECPIREIVKDVCQVLQKGDAYVLDIDLDFFSVKNPFKAMYTQTEYELLQELYNFKKPHKNATEEELLDCVENRVHQLEDLEAAFADLCDSDDEETVQKWASYPGMKPLVQLVHSLKTRMESPDYEMVHQAGLTCDYVELPHHVSTEDEIEGLIQSLKVLLTDLPKPTLVTVARSSLDDYCPSEQVDIIQDKVLTLLHSVYGSLDVHLEYSSSSSSS; encoded by the exons ATgagcggagcggagccgggGCCCGGTCGGGCCGCCCTGCGGCATTACTCGGCCCTGCCCGTGTGGGTGGTGGAGGACCACCAGGAC GTGCTGCCTTTCATCTATCGTGCCATTGGTTCAAAGCATCTGCCTGCCAGTAACATCAGTTTTGTTCATCTTGATTCCCATCCAGACCTTCTCATTCCTGTGAATATGCCTGCAGACACTGTATTTGACAAAGAAACTCTTTTTAG TGAATTAAGTATTGAAAACTGGATTATGCCTGCTGTTTATGCTGGCCATATTTCTCAAGTAGTGTGGCTTCACCCACGCTGGGCTCAGCAGATCTCGGAAGGGAAACACAATTTTCTGATTGGGAAAGATGTATCAACAACAACGATCAG GGTTACAGGCACAGATCATTACTTCTTAAGTGATGGTCTTTATGTTCCTGCTGATCAGCTTGAAAACCAGAAGCCTTTAAATTTGCACGTCATTCTCATCAATCCTACTGAATCATCAAACAGCCTTGAAGGAAATGGTGAAGTAGCATCTGCTAAAAGGCTGAAGCTAAATACAGATGACACTGCAAGTGCCACTTCTGCCTCTTCAGTGGCTCCTGATGACTTTGATCACATCATCCCAAgtgtgaaggaaaagaagataaaaaatgcAGGTGCCCTGAATGGGGCAGAAGCCTTGGCAGAGGGCTCAGCTTCAAGCTGTCTCAAAAACAGTGAATGCCCAATAAGGGAAATTGTTAAAGATGTCTGCCAAGTACTTCAGAAAGGGGATGCATATGTTTTGGACATCgacttagattttttttcagttaaaaatccatttaaagCAATGTACACACAG acaGAATATGAGCTTTTGCAAGAGTTGTACAATTTCAAGAAGCCACATAAAAATGCAACAGAG GAAGAGTTGCTGGATTGTGTTGAAAACCGTGTTCATCAGCTGGAAGATCTGGAAGCAGCATTTGCCGATTTGTGTGACAGTGATGACGAAGAAACCGTACAGAAATGGGCTTCGTATCCTGG AATGAAGCCACTTGTTCAACTAGTTCACAGTTTGAAAACCAGGATGGAAAGCCCAGACTACGAAATG GTCCATCAAGCTGGTCTGACCTGTGATTATGTGGAGCTTCCTCACCATGTTAGCACTGAAGATGAGATTGAGGGCCTCATACAATCCCTTAAAGTTCTACTGACAGATCTGCCCAAGCCCACATTGGTGACAGTTGCTCG ATCAAGTTTGGATGACTACTGCCCTTCAGAGCAGGTTGACATCATTCAAGATAAGGTTCTCACTTTACTACATTCGGTGTATGGCTCACTGGATGTGCACTTAGAATACTCAAgctcttcatcttcttcatgA
- the C2H5orf22 gene encoding UPF0489 protein C5orf22 homolog isoform X3, translated as MPAVYAGHISQVVWLHPRWAQQISEGKHNFLIGKDVSTTTIRVTGTDHYFLSDGLYVPADQLENQKPLNLHVILINPTESSNSLEGNGEVASAKRLKLNTDDTASATSASSVAPDDFDHIIPSVKEKKIKNAGALNGAEALAEGSASSCLKNSECPIREIVKDVCQVLQKGDAYVLDIDLDFFSVKNPFKAMYTQTEYELLQELYNFKKPHKNATEEELLDCVENRVHQLEDLEAAFADLCDSDDEETVQKWASYPGMKPLVQLVHSLKTRMESPDYEMVHQAGLTCDYVELPHHVSTEDEIEGLIQSLKVLLTDLPKPTLVTVARSSLDDYCPSEQVDIIQDKVLTLLHSVYGSLDVHLEYSSSSSSS; from the exons ATGCCTGCTGTTTATGCTGGCCATATTTCTCAAGTAGTGTGGCTTCACCCACGCTGGGCTCAGCAGATCTCGGAAGGGAAACACAATTTTCTGATTGGGAAAGATGTATCAACAACAACGATCAG GGTTACAGGCACAGATCATTACTTCTTAAGTGATGGTCTTTATGTTCCTGCTGATCAGCTTGAAAACCAGAAGCCTTTAAATTTGCACGTCATTCTCATCAATCCTACTGAATCATCAAACAGCCTTGAAGGAAATGGTGAAGTAGCATCTGCTAAAAGGCTGAAGCTAAATACAGATGACACTGCAAGTGCCACTTCTGCCTCTTCAGTGGCTCCTGATGACTTTGATCACATCATCCCAAgtgtgaaggaaaagaagataaaaaatgcAGGTGCCCTGAATGGGGCAGAAGCCTTGGCAGAGGGCTCAGCTTCAAGCTGTCTCAAAAACAGTGAATGCCCAATAAGGGAAATTGTTAAAGATGTCTGCCAAGTACTTCAGAAAGGGGATGCATATGTTTTGGACATCgacttagattttttttcagttaaaaatccatttaaagCAATGTACACACAG acaGAATATGAGCTTTTGCAAGAGTTGTACAATTTCAAGAAGCCACATAAAAATGCAACAGAG GAAGAGTTGCTGGATTGTGTTGAAAACCGTGTTCATCAGCTGGAAGATCTGGAAGCAGCATTTGCCGATTTGTGTGACAGTGATGACGAAGAAACCGTACAGAAATGGGCTTCGTATCCTGG AATGAAGCCACTTGTTCAACTAGTTCACAGTTTGAAAACCAGGATGGAAAGCCCAGACTACGAAATG GTCCATCAAGCTGGTCTGACCTGTGATTATGTGGAGCTTCCTCACCATGTTAGCACTGAAGATGAGATTGAGGGCCTCATACAATCCCTTAAAGTTCTACTGACAGATCTGCCCAAGCCCACATTGGTGACAGTTGCTCG ATCAAGTTTGGATGACTACTGCCCTTCAGAGCAGGTTGACATCATTCAAGATAAGGTTCTCACTTTACTACATTCGGTGTATGGCTCACTGGATGTGCACTTAGAATACTCAAgctcttcatcttcttcatgA